The DNA segment GATTTGCccttcgggcgagactgcgatAAAAACAAAGAACGCGAGAGACCGCCGACACATCATTGCGCGTCGAGTTTCGCAGTGCCTGAACAAACAGATTAGTTTCGAGAGCGACtcgcgaaataaaaaaagagtaaagatTCGAATGTCGGGATTCACTCTCGACTCTCACGTTACCATCGCGGAGTCCGCTGCCGCCGCTTCCGCATTCACATCCAGCGCGTGTCGGTCTCCCTTGCATGAATAATGACATGGAGAACACCCGGAAGCGCGCTTTATCTGGTTACGCGGGCTCTTGAATTACAAATAAAGGATGCGGTTTAGCACCCGCCTCTGGCAAGGTTACATCATGGAGCATTAGGCGTACGTGAGATAGTTTCGAAAATCACTGCACGGTGATCGAGTTACGAGGCgtgtcgagtttttttttttttaacgtaaaCCTGCCAGCACACAAGTGTTTCTGCATTGCGCACCCCATGTCGGAGTACGGCAGCAGCCGCGGCCTAGAATCGGAATGGCTGACAACTTTAACCTTTCAGGAGTGAGCGCCGATTTTGGGTTCGCTGATATGCCTCTGGAGCGGCTCTTTCACTGTTGTTGTGGAAGCGTAGTTTGCCGATTCAACGTATTGTAGTGCTCATCTCAAGCAGATATagttttcagggggggggggggggggggggggcacttgacCGGGGACGGCGTAGGTGAGGAGAAGGGAATAGGCTAAGCAGGCCGAATACTAATGTAGAAATTTCGAGGTGGGTTGGTCCCCGGTGTGTCAGCCCTGGCTATGCCACTGATATGTAGAGTCTCCATGGTTTCTGCGTGGTTCGTTGCAGAAAGCAGTGTGCACAGCTTTTAAAGTTTAATTCACTGGTCAACTCGCAGTCCCGCTCGGACAGGCCGGCGTTGGAACGCACCGTCTTGAACTGGGGAGTCGGTTCACGAGACAAGTCGGCCGCCGGTGGGCTCGGGCATAAAGCGGAACGAATGCGCTTTGCGGAGATTACTGTGCCACGAGGCGGAACTCGTTTAAGCGGCTTGAAGACCGCCTTTCACAACTGGCGTTTCTAAGCAGCAGCTTGCATAAAAGTGTCGTTCCTTTTATTCCAGAACAGTTGTTCAATTCGCTTCCGAAGCCGCTAGCCCTCTTACACGACTGCATCTGTCACCGTAAAAGCGCTCGTCTCTTCGTCTTTCGGGAAAATCTTCAAGAGTAAAGTCGGCCACAAAAGCTTGTGAGAGACGGGATTTGCGATAAAGCTGAAATTCCACGAGGCCTGGCCATATTGGCTCGGATTCAAAGTTTCAATCTGTATTACCGTCTTTGCGAACTGCATAATGATTCGCTAATTGCAAACGCCATGCTTTAGCAGAGCAAAAATTTACATTTGCCGTAGACCTCATGTCCCGTAAACTTTTGTTGCCAACTTTACGTGTAAGTTGCCTTGATTATGACACACTGAAAGATAAATACCTAACTGTGGCCaccagaaaagaaaatcacaagtaggaaaaaaagaaaaataaaccaaTAAAGACATCTCAAACATGGGATTTTTTTATCACATACTAATCCATATTTTCTCTCCCTCTATTTTGCCGTCCCTCTTCCATTCGTCCTTTCACAATTCAATGACCAAAGTATGCGTAGAGGCGTCGTAAGTGCAGCACTTTGGGGGAGTTCGTAATGCATGATTCGGTGTACTCGCTGGTATATCGCGCCAAAAACTATCACAAAATCGGAATTGTCGCCTCGATGTTCGTACGTTCCGAGTACCGCGCAAGTGTGGCATAGGAGCAGTAGTTACATATCACTACTCTACGAAAATGGCATACGTGGCACGAACATGGCTGCTGAGTTGCACGACGACACAATCACTTTCTCGCTCAAAGACAGAGAAAATCGAAACCCCGATGCTGCATTTGCGAATATTATTTCGAATCTCGCGCGCGATATTCCCACTGATTTGCCACGCGTATACGTCGTTTCATTTAACGGTCATATGTACGCGTAGCAATTACGCTCTCCTAAAACCACCATAACCCACTTTACCGCCGGGAATCTTCCTCGCgacgttttttttatttccgaGCGCACCACTTGCTCGCACTCCTGGAAGCACTGTTGTTGACAGAACGCAAAGGCGCCAAGGCTATTTCGTAGAGAGAAAGTCCTTTTTTGGAGAGCGAAGCGGCAGCGTCAGCGTCGCTCGCTGCGACTGTGGCGCCCGAGGCGCTAGCAGCGGCCGAGAGAGAAACGAGAGCGCGAAAGGAGAGAGGAGTCTCCTGGTTCTCCGTCGTCAACGCTCGCCCGTTCGTCGGTGGTGCCGTTGGAGGTTCGTGGTCGGCTCAACACCGAACGTGCCCGCGCGCTGCGTCACTTCGTTGGACCATGCCAGGCACCGTGGCTGTCAACCTGCGTCAGATGTCCATGTCGCGGACTTTCCTCCGTGCGATGCCCGTGGTGAGGTCGGTCGCCGCTGCGCGAACGGCCGCCGCCAGACGATGTCTCTTCGACGTCGACCACGAGCAGGTGAAGCGCGACCTGGAAGAAGAGAAGCGTGCCCACTTCGCCCGTTTCGCCGAAGCGTACAACTTCGATCTCAGCACGGAGACGCCCCTGCCCGGCCGCTTCGAATGGGAGAGCGTCGCCGAACGGCCCGCGGCTGCGCCCAGCAGCGCGTCGGAAGCAGGGGACGCCGTCGTTGCTTCGGAAACAGAGGACGCCGAGGCAGCGATAGCGCAGCGACCCCAGCGACCAGTGTCACCCCCTAGGCAACGCCTCATCTCCGGTGAGTTTGTCGAAGCTGCGAACGTGGTGGGCGGTcgtcgtgagaaaaaaaaaagtgcccctTCGACGGCGATCGTTATGTTTTTGCTGCGTTCGACGCAGTTTTGGCTCCTGGAGTTAGGCTTAGCCGCCCGACGGCCAGCTTCCACGCATCGCAAATGGCGTAGACGGGACAGCCGAACGTTGGGGCAGTCGCCGTTTTGAGTGGTGTTCTGTGACGCATGTTGCATCGTGCGCGGTTCTGCTGCTGCGCGCGCTGTTGCTTTCGAACGGCACGGTGCGCCCGTACACCGAATTTATGTGCGGAAATTGCGGCGAGGCCCCAAAATATTACTCTTCCGGAATGGGGCGTGGGTCGGTTCCCGAGCTGTTTGAAGCGACAACGGCGTACGAGGGTTGTTTGAGGTGGCGCCATCTCCCGGAGGTGACAGAAACGAGCGGCTCTCGTGACCTCGCACACTGTTGCTAGATTGCGCTTCCCGCGGCTTGCGCTGCTCGCGGTCAAATGCGGGGTCGCTGGCCCGCGCTGGATGCTGCGGCCGGGAAGGCGGTGGTGTCATTGCGTATTTTCGCCGATATTTCCTTTCATAAGCAGCGCATGCATGCACAGAAGCGTCGGCTGCGCGGTTAGTTCAAATCAAGGATATAACAAATGTAGATTTCTAGAGTCGATAATCACGCTGATAAGCGCGCTTCGTAGCTCATCGAATGCCAGGGAAAAAAGATTGACAGACTACCCGCTTGTAAGCCAAAGCACTAGTGGCTTCCCAGAGCAGCCTTGCCTGGCTACAGTCGGTCCGTGTTATTCGGCTGTCATCGATGATTTAGGCCGCAGTCGCCTTTAAAAATTGTCACGTTTAGAGTTATGAACTGGTCAGAAAACCATTTTCTGTGGCCTTACGATTTAGTTGGGAAAGCTCTagaattttcattcatttatttttccgCAGCTGCGCACACCTTCAATCTACCTAGAGGTGATAGTAATATACCACCAGAGGCCGTTGCCCCATGATTCCTTGTAAAATATCAGGTGCCGCCTCAGTAACTCTATGCACATCGCAGGGCTACTAGTTTTACTGGCTAAAATGGCGGTCCCTAAATGGACACTAAATAGAATAGGTCTTAGCCATTTTTAACTACCTCTCTACAATGCCTAACGCTGTTACCTCGAGAGGagtctatgtaaaaaaaaaaaaaaaaaaaaaagaaaaaaaaaaagaaaagaaaaagacgggTGGCGTCCTCCACACCTTGTTGACTTGGACGGTTCTGCTCAGGCCTAGTTGATTCTTTATCGGCAAAGGCCGACTGCAATATATTCTAAACGAGCCAGAGACTGAACTTATCAGGAACTTTCAGTAAGCCACAGCCAGTCCCAGTACAAAAAGACCAGTGAAGTAACACTTACGAACCTGCGCTTGCATTTCGAACCGAAATTAAGGAAATCCAGCTTTGCCTTTTATTTTGGCTTCTAGTAAGCAATCTATTACCGTGAAATTGACGAAAACAGCGTTGTAAAATAATTTTAGCAGTGTAAACTGGTGTAGTGTATCTCTTTAGTGTCACGTTAAGTTTAGCCGTGGACAGAATCATAGGTACCGGACCGTTACTTCTGGCGAAACTTCCTGTGAACTATAAAAATTAAGGTGGTTGGCACATgttataataaagaaaaaaagtgaggaaaaaaaTAAGGTGATGTGGAATGGGTCCTAAAGCACGGAAGAAGATTCCTTTCTTTGTGTGTAAAATACAGTTAAACTTCTGTCGGTGTTACGATTTCCGTGACTTGCTAAAGCTGCTTCAGTTTATCGCAGGTGAGGTGGTCGAGTGGTTCATATTAATTTTCCGGCCTAGCTTATCCGTCTGCACTGGCTGCTGTAGTTGTCGACAACGTACTGCGTGTCCGCAGACTTCCTCTTCGTCGTCCGTAATCTCTCGTGCCTCAAATTGAACGCTGCCCTGGTTCCCACGAAGCGCGCAGGATTGTGTTCCTCGTTGAGAGGCACACGCGAATCTTGAGGCCAGGCGTAGGGATTTGCGCGGTGCTTGGTGGCGATTACGACATTGAGGCGTCGGAGATGCATCTATCCGCGGTGGTTGGGGGTTGTACTACGGTCCTGTCCTCCGCGGGTTATTAACGGTGACAGCGCGAAGATGAAGGCACGTGAGAAGAAAATACACACGTGTCGCTCGTACTTTATTTGcgcttaatctttttttttttgtatattcaaATCGTGCGCCTTGTATCATTACGTTGGCGTTCATCGCCAGACCACCTATACTCGTCCTTGCACTCTTCCACTCATTGCTAATCTGCTCCCTGCAGTTGGTGGCAATCAAGTGGAATGATATTAAGATGTTCCACTTAGTCAAGCTTATCTGGAACAATGTTAAGGTTGCGGTAACACCGTTATGCCGTAACGTTGGCGAGAAGCTTGAGCGAAGGAAGGGCCAACGCTCGAGAAGATTAGTTCCACCTAGGTTACAATTAGCGAATGTAACATTTACTTAGCGGAACGAGATTAAGTGTGTAGCTAACCCTCATTCtacggcaaaaaaaaagagagagagagagagagggaaaaaaacgcAAGTGGCGTGATGCTTCGCCACATAACATGGTTGTGCGGCAGGGAATCGCCATTTCACGGAGCTCCTGCGGCGCTTGCTCGTAGAGCCGATAACAGTGCGATGCCGCATTCTAATTAGTTTACTTACGCGTATAACACACGAAACATGTTTGTATATGACTGATGCTTTCCGTGTTTATCGGGTAATAAAAGTAAACGCAGTTCTAACTAAAATCATCACCTCGTGAACATCGCTTTGGAAAGTAAACTAATACCAAAGGCGGGACTAATACCAATATGCCGCCATCTTtgtacgtcccccccccccccctcttcccctgTAGCATAGCTCGAAATGTGAAAATATGTCGCTAGAGACTAGCGCAGTTTGAAGCGTTGCGCACAACTTGCGGGGAACGCAGTACAGAAGAAAGAGGTCGCCGATGCTCAAACTAGGCTTGATCAATCTATTATTGTGCATGCATTGGTATCTTGTGGTACGTTGTTTCGCGCCCCCACGGCGGCTCTCTGCTAATGGCGGTTGCATTAAAACGAACAGGAACGCGATATGGCTTATTGACATTGCATTTCATAAGTAGTTCAGTTCTTAGTTCAGCTTTTAGTTATTTGCTTGAAACGAGCGCCCATACTTTTTGTATAGTTTCACGACGACATCGTGCGCCCTGGCAACCTGTTATccacgcaaaaagaaagaaaggacgccAACCGAGACAAGCTTGTGTTTGGCCGTTTGTTGTTGGTGTAAAtgagctctctctctctacttcgcCCTCCCATTTATTTTTCCTACGTCATCCTTGATAGCACTTTCCGACCTCCACTTATCTCCAGTTTCAGTTCTCACTGTCACGTTGCCATAGTGGTTGGTTTTCGCAATGTGTGCAGGCCGTCAATGTGCTATAGGAAGCTGCGTGTAAGCACGCAGCCTTCGGAACGTGGCCTGTGGGGTCTCCTTTGTATTAACCGTTCACCCCGCAGGTCACTTCAGGCAGCGTTCAACACGCATAACGATCGACAGGAAGGGAAAGCTCTAGTTGCGATAATAACTAGGGGCTGACAAAAAGTTGGCTCCAGaaacattccttgttcgaccaccgGTTATGACTCGTTATGAAATTAGTAACGCACAATAATGGCTAGAAAAACCGGAACAGTTTACTGCGTCCTGTTTACTGATTCTTCGTTTTGTAGTTTAATGGTATACGGGAATTCGGGCGTTCACAACACTGGTACAAGGAGAAGCACGACACAAACGTCGTTTCTGTTTTGTCCTCGCGTTTTGTACGCTTACCTTTCCGTGTGTCTTGAATGCATAATTAACTGTACTCGGATTTCTGTCCTTCTTCAGTGCAGGCATGAATGGTGCACCCCTCTGATAACCGTGCTAATAATCATCCTGTGTGTGCCTCTTCGCAGACTACTTCCAGGTGCGCAAGAGACTGCCGCTCCCGGAGAAGAGTCCCCAGCAGCCGCCGGCCAAGATGGCGAGGCTGATGGTGGCGCCGGAGTCCGTGCCTTAGCCGAGGGGGCGAACACCGAGCGGCAACCGCAGCGCCGCCGCGAACCGCCCGATGAAGAACCCCCGTgccttctttttgtgtgtgtgtgcccgctcGTGGGTGATGATGAATGATCTCAATggctgctgccccccccccccccccccattcccttCCCCGCCTTTTCGAGCCCTTTTGTTTTATCTCTCTCCACGCTCTAAGGGACGCTACACCTTCTGGGTTGCACCGCAGTCGCGCAGCAGTCGTCGCCATCTTCGCGCCAGCTCCGTGTCAGTGCCGCAGGTTGCTTTACCTTTCACAAAAGGAGCCCTGCGTGCAACGTCTCGCCCAATTGCGAGGACCCGTCGTGACTCGACGCTGTCGCGTCAAATTGCCCTGCAAACGGGCCATTCAAGTTGCAACTAGTGCTCGACGCAGAATTGGCCTGCGGTCTTGCAAGTTGTGGACCCGTCACCCCGGTCGGATGTGGGGCTAACGCCTTCGAGGCTAGACTACGCTACGTGTCAGCTGGCAGTACCTGTAGCCTGGAGTGGTTAGCAGCCGCATCCATGCGCGTCTGAGCGTTACAGTCGCGAAAACAACCGGCACCCAGTGCCGTTGAAGAAAAGGTGAAACGCGCGAACGATGGCACGGCTGTTGCTGTACCTCGAGCGGTGTAACGCCCCTTTTTAATTGTCTTTATTCTTCTTCTCCTGGAGTGAACACATCCCCCCCGTACCTGATCAGAGCGCCGTCACCAACACTACCACCGAGTTCCTAACTCCAGCCCACCCACCCCACCCAATCACGTCGTCGTACCCTTTTCCACGATCTCAGCCACACAAACTCAAACAGAAAAGGGGagcgccgtcttttttttttcctttctttccttttttttaaacaaaaaaaTGATATCTagcatttttattttgtttttactcGATTTTATTGATACAAGCGCGCGCCTTTGTTGTTTTTATAGAGATGGCGGCGGCCTCAGCCCACGTATAAGTGTCCGGGCCGTGGCAGCCTCGGCAGTGTGCAATAGGCGCCGCACCAAGGCGCCCCAAACACGTCGAATGTACAGAGAGCCTCTATTCGCAAATAAAGAGTGTGAGAGCCGCCTTCACCGTGTGtccttgcttgctttgctttctGCCCTGTGGATCGTACGTGTTCCTCCTAGAGGACCAGGTCTGGAACACTGTGGACAGACAGTCGCGGTGCGTAGAGCACGCGGTGGTGACCGCGTCTGCACATGATTACGCCGATGGATGCCGCGAAGGCAGCTGAAAATTCAAAGGCGTGCGCTCTCTTCTCGAAAGCGACACTCCAGCCGCCAGCGAGGTGACGTCACAGGCCTGGTGCTTTGACGTCACAAGTGGAAACCCACTAGGAGACGGCAGCATCGGAACAACTCGGGAATCGCCCGCGAAACGTGGAGCGTGCAGAACCACCTCTGCAAATGTGCCGAAATGCGCCCTCGGCTCCTTTATGGGAGAAGGCAGGGGTGTGGGCACTTTTCGAGGAAACAGCCTCTGCTGGGGTGAGGGTAATTTCTCACCACTGCTCAACGACATTTCATTCGCTCCTCTCTCGGCTGCTACTGCTGAGCCATTTCTGAAAATTATTGCAGTAGAACAGTCCCTGAATGACCCTTTTAGGACTCTGTATATATAAACCGCAAACTTCGACACGGCCTGGCGAAGGGCCCTAAGGAGGAGAAAGTTACACGAAGGATATCTTCATTTTTGCTTCTAGATGTGCAAAGTGCACCGAGAATAAGGagattcaacgaaaaaaaaaaaaaaaagaaaccttttgTGCAATAGGTGGGTGGGCAGTACCAGCCGGAACACTGAAAGTGAGCTTCACCCTAGGCCACTTATGGTTTCGTGTGGAACTTGCATGAACAGTCCTCGTCAGTTGTGAAATGGAGGTTCGCCTTGCTCTACACTGAATAACGCATAGCTCAGGCGTACTCACTCGCGAGAACACTTCCTCCGCAATCGTTCCACAGGCGTGGCACAGAGCGTTAACAAGTGACGAAGCTAGGCGCAATTGGTTGTGACTGAACACCGCAGCGAGCGCCGGTGAACGTGAGTACGAGGGAACGTGAGTGACGGTGATTTTGGGAGGACGTGAGTACCAACGTGGGTGACTGCCGGCCAGTGTGTATGCATGAATGTATGGCGGCAAGTGTGAATGGAAGTGACTATTGCGTGCGAGTGTTCGTGAGTAGATGAGTTGGCGGGAGAAGGAACGAGAGAGTACCGAGTCTACGATAAAAAAAgaggcagtttcacccgaaaggcgaagcatcgattgcgatagcaaactagtgtaCAGCTATATTAACAGTTAgtgtactaactaaattaacaagcatggtgtcacgtgcacacaagcaaacatgaacgcatctcactatagatgaccgcggaaactcgctgtcaaaacgctgcgtGAGTAAGCGTGGCAGCAGCGGCGTGCGAATTGAACTTCGTCCCGCCGcacgcatcaacgcgaactaagcctcGAAAACACCGCAGGGTGGTGCTGGTGGTAACCATTTATTAAGGTGTTATTTACATAGAGGTTGTTCGCAAAAACCAGCCCTTAGTGGGCCAGCTCCCTAcaatactaggtggagtccctattcagggACCCCCATTTGGTCGTGGCCGATGTCGTGACACCCCGGAATGGGCCGGAATGGTCCAGGCAGCCGAGCaggggccgcctcccagtcctctcgggttggtttggggttgggggttagagaaggattgagttggcatgcccataccatgtggtaggtgtcaggccacctccccacagtactgGCAGGGGCCGGAAAAGGAAGAGTCAAAGCGTTTGAGCATTGCCGGGCACAGTAGCGTATTAGTGAATAGGCGAAGAAGAATTCTCTCGTCCGCCTTGTTCAGCCCTTTGCAGAGCGCAGGAAAGCGGCGGTGGGAGTCCCGATAATGGGTACTTATGTCTTTAAAAGTGAGAAGAGGAGGATTGTATTCTGGATCAGAGTGGTCATCGGTGGGGGAGGCAGTTGCGCAGGGAGAACTGTGCCCCCGCCGCtgatggctttcaaaatacagccgcTCGAGTGGGcgcgcgcggcgcagaacgcggccTCCCCCGGGAGCCTTGCGAGGCCTTGTtgcccggcgggcgcgcgcggtagCTCGGGCGGCGCGGAGTAAGCGGAAAACGGAGCCTTAagtaaacgcacccccccccttccccacccCTCTCCCTATcttccctccggagcgttgcgcgcgactggaagacggcgcgcttccttctggcttcccgcccttgcgtgcgcgagattgagccgcgatcgccggctcaccctcgcacgcttgcactcgcacatagagcgtacggcgcgcggcgacgattttaccacCCGTGGACTAaaatacggaatctcacggcgacgacgacagcagaaatgcgcctggagtgtccatataattgttatcgcgaTAATACTGGTGAGTGAATATCCGCTTATTGTGCCGACCTGTGCCTGTGTGAtaccactagagcactgcacgggcccgggtcgacccgaaagcccgggttgaggccgcgggcccgggctggactCGGGTTCGCTCATTAAAAGGCCTAAgttaggccttcgagcacacgcgaacgcCATGCATTGCATGCTTCactgcattctgtgccaagctgaagtgacacgtgcaagaaaGATGACtctttgtatcatcatcatcatcagcctatattttgtgtccactcaggacgaaggcctctccctgcgatctccaattgcccctgtcttgcgctagagtattcgaacttgcgcctgcaaatttcctaacttcatcatcccatctggttttctgccgacctcgactgcgcttcccttctcttggtatccattctgtaaccctaatggtccaccggttatccatcctacgcattacatggcctgcccagctccattttttccgcttaatgtcaactagaatatcggctatccccgtttgttctccgatctggccacaccgctctcttcctgtctcttaacgttagtcctaaaatttttcgttccatcgctctttgtgcggtccttaacttgttaagGAGCGCACAAGGATCCTCAAGTTAAGGACTCTTTGtatatatcttatcaaagaaaataggtCAAGGTCAATAGATCGGTCAATATATCACGTTCTCATTTTCTTTCGTTTCTATAAAagcgaacattgtttccgcgtaaggaaaaatataTTATACCAAAaaccgctcctcaaaccatttccatatTACTGCTTGTGCGATTGCACCATTACCACTCTCGGGACCTGCAATAGCGCCTGtaagcgtcaggggaaggggaagtgggagataaagatGAGGCAGCAGCtttacgcgtcccactaccacctgcctcactcctcgatctccacctcgcatccgctatgccgtgcgatgctcttttagatgcgaagcatcttatgctcggggctatttCACTCCCTCCCTACCTACCTCCCTCCATcgaaccgccgtgcgtccacacgcctactgcgcatgcgcatcttcctccccctcctctactctccttgtctcatctcctctcctctcggcattcctcctctcctctccgatgctcctttcctctccggattgcgcaacgaatggcaacacctgcggcgagcaccttaggttagagacgcgacggtaggcgccccagaggcaccggcaaccgtcaccaacgccgcgcgcgttcggtgcgaacgcgggctaaacgccgacggcgtcgacaacagttctgcgcgttgctggtgctgctgcatgtccaagtttatacagctgataaaactaccttgaatcgacctcatggctgcttcgcatactactcagcgTTCCCCTACGAGAATATGGCGTAATTTTTTATACTCTGCTTGAACCCTTACTCTACCCaccagggtggctcagtcagctaaggcgttgcgctgctaagcatcggctgcagtcgcggacaccaggcgcgttcggcgcgaacgcggaaaaacgcgatcggcgtcggcatcAGCTCTACGCGTCCTACTACCACACACCTTCACTAACAatctcgctcttattttctctttctctatcccgagcatagcgcgcgacgctccgcgaggtggttgctaggcaatgcagtaGCAGGCGGCACACTttacggccagcttaaacagctccactgttaaaacgtTCGTGTATTTAGATCACATTAAAGAACCATtattcacaaagataatttccaatagaatcaaggcaacacttgactttagccaaccaagagaacaggccggcttcaggaagggattttctacgatggatcgtatccatgccatcaatcaggtaatcgagtaatctgcggagtacaatcaacctctctatatggc comes from the Dermacentor silvarum isolate Dsil-2018 chromosome 9, BIME_Dsil_1.4, whole genome shotgun sequence genome and includes:
- the LOC119464378 gene encoding cyclin-dependent kinase inhibitor 1, encoding MPGTVAVNLRQMSMSRTFLRAMPVVRSVAAARTAAARRCLFDVDHEQVKRDLEEEKRAHFARFAEAYNFDLSTETPLPGRFEWESVAERPAAAPSSASEAGDAVVASETEDAEAAIAQRPQRPVSPPRQRLISDYFQVRKRLPLPEKSPQQPPAKMARLMVAPESVP